In a single window of the Methanolobus psychrophilus R15 genome:
- a CDS encoding A-macroglobulin like protein: MKLAGIRSGSYIICILIIFSLLSGCIANQSELSSNLAGPCTGQLADAGDEFFILAPQVLFSGGESSITMAAFENGQPVSRCIEYTLVDKDNNEVPLVTASTTGAGNSVASFEVPDVKEGRYVLTARPAGYERNFTATVEVVRNNPLFIETDKPIYKPGQTIHGRILSLNNNLVPVEQDILVEITDAKGIKVFKEEMRSNEYGVASFDLPLASELNLGTWKIKASAGDSISNVDIQIDKYVLPKFDVTVTTPQEWFLVSDKITGTVSSSYFFGKDVEGEVLVEASRYVGEWEQYATYNAKLSNGSVDFELPAVGYAAGTYGAGGQASLMLNVTVTDTGNHSETSNRLLTIAGSPLVLQLIPESSYIKPGMPFQVLVVTKDPGGKPVDTQVTIDMTFRDDSYRDTADQQTVSTKNGVALLTYDVPESAMQCYLNADAGNAYAYKELNAVYSPSASFIHISQVSDGIPEVGDVITFRVYSTNPGTVFYDVFANGRTVYSGTSKEQDINIPVTMQMSPQAKVVAYTINPNSEVSVDVLPFDVQFSAQLDLKSSFDNESVEPGKNVTVDFDAGSRSMIGFSIVDESVYALSEGRLNLKQVFDELEKRFMEPQAESHPYWYREGAYEMLESAGMTVMASPGISVPKSQNSAGWEAANFAGFFVDMDKAEAVAMEAPMMEAPMDGGIVLDEAAAENTGSGASLAEVQRVRQFFPETWVWMPDMLTDEEGLASLELTAPDSITTWRLHAVSSGPEGIGISEAKLRVFQDFFIDPDLPYSVIRGEEFPVQIQVYNYLDREQNVRLTLSGAEWFDIVNDDVQEVTVEANSVGYASFTIRPTEVGRKIIEITGQTTEKADAVRKDIIVEPEGATRELVENGILNNGSVMLDVTLPDGIVPDSGKVLVSFSPSIVAQTINGVDNLLGMPYGCGEQNMMLFSTDVEVLRYLEATGQDNPGLKAKAEMYIVTGYQRQLTYRHSDGSFSAFGESDPEGSLWLTAFVLSQFSGARDLTTIDEGILAESAGWIESHQLADGSWEPVGFVIHQDMMGGVSGTYALTAYVTLALDDYGSANPVVMADARKYLEDNLATQKDPYALAIGTLALQKLDSPFADKALNNLLAISKQDDHGTYWGYGDGPVPMPYEHHGYDFMVPSSKNVETTAYATLALIDARNPVASSSLKWISAQRNSNGGFSSTQDTVMAFRALMSAAASAGRDVDATVKVTADNTTVRSIDVNSRNFDVVQIVEIPENTSQARLEMEGTGELSYQLVRRFNVILPEVTPQKEIELDVKHDSANVAVNDIVNVQTRVKYNGIRGIDGRATSSGMMIVDIAVPTGFTPVTSSLTALKDEGVITRYEIAGRKVILYIDDMQPGEEINFSIRMKALFPVKAIAQESRAYSYYNPHVSAEASGVDVAVGE, from the coding sequence ATGAAACTTGCAGGAATCAGGTCAGGGTCATACATAATCTGTATATTGATAATCTTCTCCCTCTTATCAGGGTGTATAGCTAACCAAAGTGAGCTCTCCTCCAACCTCGCCGGTCCGTGCACCGGCCAGCTTGCAGACGCAGGAGATGAGTTCTTCATACTCGCTCCTCAGGTACTTTTCTCAGGCGGCGAGAGCTCCATAACCATGGCGGCCTTTGAGAATGGCCAGCCAGTCAGCCGCTGCATCGAATATACCCTTGTGGATAAAGATAACAATGAGGTCCCGCTTGTCACCGCATCCACCACGGGTGCAGGAAACTCCGTAGCTTCCTTTGAAGTGCCTGACGTGAAGGAGGGGCGCTATGTGCTCACAGCAAGGCCGGCGGGCTATGAGCGCAATTTCACCGCCACTGTGGAAGTGGTAAGGAACAACCCGCTCTTCATCGAAACTGATAAGCCCATATACAAGCCAGGGCAGACTATCCATGGCAGGATACTGTCCCTCAACAACAATCTGGTGCCCGTGGAACAGGACATCCTGGTCGAGATAACGGATGCAAAGGGCATCAAGGTGTTCAAGGAAGAAATGAGATCTAACGAATACGGTGTCGCCTCTTTCGACCTGCCCCTGGCCTCCGAGCTTAACCTGGGCACATGGAAAATAAAGGCAAGTGCCGGAGATTCAATATCTAATGTGGATATCCAGATTGACAAGTACGTGCTCCCGAAATTTGATGTCACTGTAACCACTCCGCAGGAATGGTTCCTTGTGTCGGATAAGATTACAGGCACTGTATCCTCTTCATACTTCTTCGGCAAGGATGTGGAAGGGGAAGTGCTTGTGGAAGCTTCCCGCTATGTGGGTGAATGGGAGCAGTATGCCACATATAATGCAAAGCTCAGCAACGGCTCCGTGGATTTCGAGCTTCCCGCAGTGGGATATGCAGCAGGCACCTACGGCGCAGGCGGACAGGCAAGTCTGATGCTCAATGTGACAGTTACAGATACTGGTAATCACAGCGAGACCAGTAACAGGCTGCTGACCATAGCCGGGTCGCCCCTGGTGCTGCAACTTATTCCCGAATCAAGTTATATCAAGCCGGGAATGCCTTTTCAGGTGCTTGTGGTGACCAAGGACCCCGGAGGAAAACCCGTTGACACCCAGGTAACCATTGATATGACTTTCAGGGATGATTCCTATCGCGATACTGCGGACCAGCAAACCGTATCTACCAAAAACGGTGTTGCACTCCTTACATACGATGTGCCTGAGTCCGCAATGCAGTGCTACCTCAACGCAGATGCAGGCAATGCATATGCATACAAGGAATTGAATGCGGTTTATTCTCCAAGTGCAAGTTTCATCCATATAAGCCAGGTCAGTGACGGTATCCCGGAAGTGGGGGATGTCATCACTTTCAGGGTGTATTCCACCAATCCGGGAACTGTGTTCTATGATGTGTTCGCTAACGGCAGGACTGTGTATTCAGGAACCAGCAAGGAGCAGGATATCAATATACCTGTTACAATGCAGATGAGTCCGCAGGCAAAGGTCGTGGCTTACACGATCAACCCCAACAGCGAGGTTTCCGTGGATGTGCTTCCCTTTGACGTGCAATTCTCTGCACAACTGGACCTGAAAAGTTCCTTTGATAACGAGTCCGTGGAGCCGGGGAAAAACGTGACCGTTGACTTTGATGCAGGAAGCAGGTCCATGATAGGTTTTTCAATCGTTGACGAGTCGGTATATGCCCTGAGTGAAGGCAGGCTCAATCTGAAGCAGGTATTTGATGAACTCGAAAAACGCTTCATGGAACCCCAGGCGGAATCCCATCCCTACTGGTACCGTGAGGGTGCCTATGAGATGCTGGAGAGCGCGGGTATGACAGTGATGGCATCCCCCGGAATCAGTGTCCCAAAATCTCAGAACAGCGCCGGGTGGGAGGCAGCTAATTTTGCAGGTTTTTTTGTTGACATGGACAAAGCCGAGGCAGTTGCGATGGAAGCCCCTATGATGGAAGCTCCCATGGATGGAGGCATAGTTCTTGATGAAGCTGCTGCAGAAAATACAGGTTCAGGTGCTTCTCTTGCTGAAGTCCAAAGGGTGCGCCAGTTCTTCCCCGAGACATGGGTATGGATGCCTGATATGCTCACTGACGAGGAGGGACTTGCCAGCCTTGAGCTGACTGCGCCTGACAGTATCACTACCTGGAGGCTGCATGCAGTTTCCTCGGGTCCTGAAGGCATAGGTATTTCAGAGGCAAAGCTGAGAGTGTTCCAGGACTTCTTCATCGACCCTGACCTGCCGTATTCGGTTATCCGGGGTGAGGAATTCCCGGTGCAGATACAGGTCTATAATTACCTTGACAGGGAGCAGAATGTGAGGCTCACTCTTTCGGGTGCCGAGTGGTTCGATATAGTGAATGATGATGTGCAGGAAGTGACAGTTGAGGCCAACAGTGTCGGTTATGCAAGTTTCACTATCCGGCCCACGGAAGTTGGCAGGAAGATCATCGAGATAACTGGCCAGACCACAGAAAAGGCAGATGCCGTCAGGAAGGATATTATCGTTGAGCCCGAAGGTGCTACGAGGGAGCTTGTGGAAAACGGTATTCTCAATAATGGTTCTGTGATGCTGGATGTTACTCTTCCTGATGGAATAGTACCGGATTCGGGAAAGGTGCTCGTGAGCTTCAGTCCGAGTATAGTGGCCCAGACCATCAATGGTGTTGACAACCTGCTGGGTATGCCCTATGGATGCGGGGAACAGAATATGATGCTCTTTTCCACTGATGTTGAAGTGCTCCGTTACCTTGAAGCCACAGGACAGGACAACCCCGGACTCAAAGCCAAGGCTGAGATGTACATAGTCACAGGCTACCAGCGACAGCTGACCTACAGGCATAGTGACGGCTCCTTCTCAGCTTTCGGTGAGAGCGACCCTGAAGGCAGCCTCTGGTTGACGGCATTCGTGCTTTCCCAGTTCAGTGGGGCAAGGGACCTTACGACCATCGATGAAGGTATCCTTGCAGAATCAGCTGGCTGGATAGAATCTCACCAGCTGGCTGACGGTTCCTGGGAGCCAGTAGGCTTTGTGATACACCAGGACATGATGGGCGGGGTCAGTGGCACCTATGCACTGACGGCCTATGTCACCCTGGCGCTTGATGATTATGGCTCAGCCAACCCGGTAGTGATGGCCGATGCCCGCAAGTACCTTGAGGATAACCTTGCAACTCAGAAAGACCCCTATGCTCTTGCCATCGGCACTCTGGCTCTGCAGAAGTTAGACAGCCCGTTTGCGGATAAAGCCCTGAACAACCTGCTCGCCATCTCAAAACAGGACGATCATGGTACATACTGGGGTTATGGCGATGGACCGGTGCCAATGCCATACGAGCATCACGGTTATGATTTCATGGTGCCGTCCAGCAAGAACGTCGAGACCACAGCCTACGCCACCCTTGCTCTGATAGATGCAAGGAACCCGGTAGCCAGTTCATCATTGAAATGGATATCCGCACAGCGCAATTCAAACGGCGGCTTTTCCAGTACTCAAGATACTGTCATGGCCTTCAGGGCCTTGATGAGTGCAGCGGCATCAGCAGGCAGGGATGTCGATGCAACGGTAAAGGTCACTGCAGACAATACCACAGTCAGGTCTATAGATGTGAACTCCCGGAACTTCGATGTAGTGCAGATCGTCGAGATCCCTGAGAATACTTCACAGGCCAGGCTCGAAATGGAGGGCACAGGCGAGCTGAGTTACCAGCTGGTGAGGCGTTTCAATGTGATACTGCCGGAAGTCACACCGCAGAAAGAGATAGAGCTTGACGTGAAACACGATTCTGCAAATGTAGCCGTGAATGACATTGTGAACGTGCAGACCCGTGTGAAGTACAACGGTATACGAGGCATCGACGGCAGGGCGACATCCAGCGGAATGATGATCGTTGACATCGCAGTTCCCACAGGCTTCACTCCTGTGACATCAAGCCTCACGGCCCTTAAGGACGAAGGCGTGATAACCCGCTATGAAATAGCAGGCCGCAAAGTGATACTCTACATCGATGACATGCAGCCGGGTGAGGAAATAAATTTCAGCATCCGGATGAAGGCATTGTTCCCGGTGAAGGCTATCGCACAGGAGAGCAGGGCTTATTCGTACTACAACCCACATGTGAGTGCAGAGGCAAGTGGGGTGGATGTGGCCGTGGGTGAATGA
- a CDS encoding DNA mismatch repair protein gives MNQITPAMQQFYSAKEEHGDALIFFRMGDFYESFGEDAKTIARELEITLTTRGRDKDGKDMPLAGIPYHAIDNYLPRLIKKGYKVAICEQLEDPKLAKGVVKRGVVRVVTPGTAMDPSMFPDASNNYLMALYGEGKDFGIAFLDISTGEFLTTQLADSSPYDRIASEAARMGPSECIMPAAMLADEKLVERIRELKIIIHKYEEDAFVHDSADKVLREHFKVSTLEGMGCSGLPFAVSSAGAALQYAIDTQMRELSQVQHLKTYFDSEFMVLDAITLRNLEIVKNVRGEGSDSTLLNVLDETRTPMGGRLLQKWLLKPLVSVDDINYRLDAVSQLLGNTLVRFDLRSHLSYVKDMERLVGRVLYGNSNARDLVALRRSMEAVPQIVDSMRGCGKSELLDDIVSQLSSFTELEELTELIGRAIVDEPPVSVRDGGMIKSGYNERLDELRGLSKSGKHWIAEFQQKERDRTGIKSLKVGYNKVFGYYLEITKANISQVPDDYIRKQTMTNAERFYTPQLKERESDILSADEKMVALEYELLCEVNAVVASHSKQLQDTAATIGMLDVLANFAEVAANNNYIRPGITNDCKLLIRDGRHPVVESAVRGGFVPNDTDMDCQNNQFMLITGPNMAGKSTYMRQIAMIVIMAQAGSFVPVSHASIGIVDRVFTRVGAFDDLASGQSTFMVEMVELANILNNATPRSLVLLDEIGRGTSTYDGYSIAKAVVEYIHSKGRVGVRSLFATHYHQLTEIAGNLKRVKNFHIAVKEEGDDLVFLRKIVPGATDKSYGIHVARIAGVPLSVTKRAREILEDIENESAISMNDTKAGKKHRNNAKYTQLILFDQATSEKESKPHPVVEELREMDVNSLTPLEALNKLSQIKSRLSGESSK, from the coding sequence ATGAACCAGATAACGCCTGCCATGCAGCAGTTTTACTCAGCCAAGGAGGAGCATGGGGATGCCCTTATATTTTTCAGGATGGGGGATTTTTATGAATCTTTCGGCGAGGATGCAAAGACCATTGCAAGAGAGCTGGAGATAACTCTCACTACCAGGGGAAGGGACAAGGATGGAAAGGACATGCCACTTGCGGGAATTCCTTATCATGCCATTGACAATTACTTGCCCCGGCTTATAAAAAAAGGCTACAAGGTCGCAATATGTGAGCAACTCGAAGACCCTAAACTGGCTAAGGGTGTCGTGAAAAGAGGGGTAGTGCGTGTTGTCACGCCTGGTACTGCCATGGACCCTTCCATGTTCCCGGATGCCTCGAATAACTATCTTATGGCTCTGTATGGGGAGGGAAAGGATTTCGGTATCGCGTTCCTGGATATCTCTACAGGTGAGTTCCTGACTACCCAGCTTGCAGACAGTTCGCCCTATGACAGGATAGCAAGCGAAGCTGCACGCATGGGTCCCTCTGAGTGCATCATGCCGGCTGCCATGCTTGCCGATGAGAAGCTGGTGGAGCGCATCAGGGAACTGAAGATAATCATTCACAAATACGAAGAAGACGCTTTCGTGCATGACTCTGCTGACAAGGTGCTAAGGGAACATTTCAAAGTTTCCACACTTGAAGGTATGGGATGCAGCGGGCTTCCATTTGCTGTAAGTTCCGCGGGCGCAGCTCTTCAGTATGCCATAGACACGCAGATGCGGGAGCTATCACAGGTACAGCATCTCAAGACTTATTTTGATTCGGAGTTCATGGTGCTGGATGCCATCACCCTGCGCAACCTGGAGATAGTAAAGAATGTCAGGGGCGAGGGCAGCGACTCTACTCTGCTGAACGTGCTGGATGAGACAAGGACACCTATGGGTGGCAGGCTGCTGCAGAAATGGCTGCTCAAGCCTCTTGTATCCGTTGATGATATCAATTACAGGCTGGATGCAGTTTCACAGCTTCTTGGTAATACTCTTGTGAGGTTTGATCTCAGGTCGCACCTGTCTTATGTGAAGGACATGGAGAGACTTGTGGGAAGGGTGCTGTATGGTAATTCCAATGCAAGGGACCTTGTTGCCCTGAGGCGGTCCATGGAGGCCGTGCCGCAAATAGTAGATTCCATGAGGGGATGCGGGAAATCCGAACTTCTGGATGATATCGTTTCACAGCTCTCTTCCTTCACGGAACTGGAGGAACTTACGGAACTGATAGGCAGGGCAATAGTGGATGAGCCGCCGGTGAGTGTCAGGGATGGCGGAATGATAAAGTCCGGCTATAATGAGAGGCTGGATGAGCTTAGGGGTCTGTCAAAGAGCGGCAAGCACTGGATAGCGGAATTCCAGCAGAAGGAGCGTGACAGGACTGGCATCAAGTCGTTGAAGGTGGGTTACAACAAGGTATTCGGATACTACCTGGAGATCACCAAAGCCAATATCTCCCAGGTTCCGGACGATTACATACGCAAGCAGACCATGACCAATGCCGAGAGGTTCTATACGCCCCAACTCAAGGAGCGGGAGAGCGACATTCTCTCTGCTGACGAGAAGATGGTTGCTCTGGAATACGAATTACTGTGCGAGGTTAACGCAGTCGTGGCTTCTCATTCAAAGCAACTGCAGGACACTGCTGCAACCATAGGTATGCTGGATGTGCTCGCCAACTTTGCGGAAGTGGCCGCAAATAACAATTACATCAGGCCCGGCATCACGAACGACTGCAAGCTGCTTATCAGGGACGGAAGACACCCTGTGGTGGAGAGCGCTGTCCGGGGTGGTTTCGTTCCCAACGATACGGACATGGATTGCCAGAACAACCAGTTCATGCTTATCACAGGCCCGAACATGGCCGGTAAGTCCACTTACATGCGCCAGATAGCGATGATAGTAATCATGGCGCAGGCAGGCTCATTTGTGCCTGTTTCACATGCATCCATTGGTATAGTTGACAGGGTATTCACACGCGTCGGAGCCTTTGACGACCTTGCCAGCGGGCAGAGCACCTTCATGGTGGAGATGGTGGAACTTGCCAACATCCTCAATAACGCTACTCCGAGAAGCCTGGTGCTGCTGGACGAGATTGGAAGGGGCACCAGCACCTACGATGGCTACAGTATAGCAAAAGCCGTGGTAGAATACATCCACAGCAAGGGACGCGTCGGTGTGAGGTCGCTTTTTGCTACCCACTACCACCAGCTCACCGAGATTGCAGGCAACCTGAAAAGGGTGAAGAACTTCCACATCGCAGTAAAAGAGGAAGGTGACGACCTGGTCTTCCTAAGGAAGATCGTGCCTGGTGCCACAGACAAGAGTTATGGTATCCACGTGGCAAGGATTGCCGGTGTCCCCCTCAGCGTAACCAAGAGGGCCAGGGAGATACTGGAAGATATCGAGAATGAGAGTGCCATCAGCATGAATGACACCAAGGCCGGCAAGAAGCATCGCAACAATGCGAAGTACACCCAGCTGATACTCTTCGACCAGGCTACCTCTGAAAAGGAAAGCAAGCCGCATCCTGTTGTGGAGGAACTGAGGGAGATGGATGTGAACTCACTCACACCTCTTGAGGCACTCAATAAGTTGAGCCAGATAAAAAGTCGGCTCTCAGGGGAAAGTAGCAAGTGA
- a CDS encoding Bile acid sodium symporter: MASIEKYQSFIILASVVTGLILGQIPVIHNHAALFIVPFLMVMLYGLFLQVPLSQLGNSFRNWKFAGVSGSINFIFNPLLAFALGFLFLRDTPALWIGFIMLMVTPCTDWYLLFTGIARGNVPLSASILPMNLILQLLLLPVYLLIFAGTIATIDSSLLIKSVILVLFIPFILSLVSKVVLPKAKGEYWLEEKVFPKLDHVQFSFLNLAIISMFASQGEYLVQNPLILLKLITPVLLFFVIVFIVGQIVGRYLRFSYQDTASLNLTTLARNSPIVLAIALTAFPEEPLIALALVVGPLIELPVLGIISHTLLWIRKGWVCDDETC; this comes from the coding sequence ATGGCTTCTATTGAAAAATACCAATCTTTCATCATACTAGCGTCTGTTGTTACAGGATTGATCCTCGGCCAGATTCCGGTTATCCACAACCATGCGGCTCTTTTTATTGTTCCTTTCCTGATGGTGATGCTATATGGGTTATTCTTGCAGGTTCCCCTCAGCCAATTGGGAAATTCCTTCAGGAACTGGAAATTTGCAGGTGTCAGCGGGAGCATTAATTTCATATTCAACCCTCTACTGGCCTTTGCCCTCGGGTTCTTGTTCTTAAGGGATACACCCGCCTTATGGATTGGCTTTATCATGCTGATGGTTACACCCTGTACTGACTGGTACCTTCTTTTTACAGGTATTGCACGCGGTAATGTACCACTTTCCGCATCCATCCTACCTATGAACCTGATTCTCCAGTTGCTGTTGCTGCCGGTTTATCTACTTATATTTGCAGGAACAATTGCAACAATTGATTCTTCCCTGTTGATTAAAAGTGTGATCCTTGTGCTCTTTATCCCTTTTATTCTGTCCCTGGTCTCAAAAGTTGTCTTGCCAAAAGCAAAGGGGGAATACTGGCTTGAAGAGAAGGTTTTCCCGAAACTGGATCATGTGCAGTTCTCTTTTCTGAACCTTGCGATCATATCCATGTTCGCTTCACAGGGAGAATACCTGGTCCAGAATCCCCTGATATTGCTCAAGCTCATAACTCCCGTGTTGCTCTTTTTTGTGATAGTGTTCATTGTAGGTCAAATAGTTGGAAGATATCTTCGTTTTTCCTACCAGGATACTGCCAGCCTTAACCTGACAACTCTTGCACGCAATTCCCCGATAGTGCTTGCAATCGCACTCACGGCCTTTCCGGAGGAGCCGCTAATAGCATTGGCACTGGTCGTAGGTCCTTTGATAGAGTTGCCTGTACTGGGAATCATATCCCATACCCTGCTGTGGATCAGGAAAGGATGGGTATGCGACGATGAAACTTGTTGA